In one window of Phyllopteryx taeniolatus isolate TA_2022b chromosome 23, UOR_Ptae_1.2, whole genome shotgun sequence DNA:
- the tox4b gene encoding TOX high mobility group box family member 4b isoform X2, with protein sequence MEFPGGNDNYLTISGSGHPFLAPSETFHTPSLGDEEFEIPPISLDPDSSLTVSDVVSHFGELSDASASDGGAVPGSAVVEGDDPSFASTFVHPPSQGLEHLSLGVINQSGGALLGSSLGMDLGHPVGSQFSGSSPVTIDVPLGDMSQGLLGSGQLTTIDQSELSAQLGLGLGAGNILQRPRSPEHPLSATASPTSSLQDDDMDDFRRSILVDSPISQSFCPGVISLDPAVAEAPPAGPASGASAAAGRKGGGGRGRKAGKKKEDPNEPQMPVRAYALFFRDTQAAIKGQNPKATIGEVSKIVASMWDSLGKEQKQVYKRKNELAKKDYMRALAEYRASLNCQVPIEVLDSAPSPPPPAPPAASVAPTVSRPTRAQQYNPEENTITNICTSNIILDLPQVTTRSRTGAIRPQPAPDTNPPPVAKIIIKQTQLPSGAVSVTAMPASSPRQPPPLQQMQSTPPPPRLQQMVHAQAPPPLQAKPRGGGAAASAAPPPLQINVVPSVRQADPGAPVIVTSACETSDTAKAEGQSAATAVARGEEVMEAEEGMEVEVKVAPRLGITPAASLNICVRTGCTNPAVDSKDWDKEYCSNECVATHCRDVFTAWCAIRGQSSTTVT encoded by the exons ATGGAG TTCCCCGGAGGCAATGACAACTACCTGACAATTTCCGGGTCGGGCCATCCCTTCTTGGCTCCGTCAGAG ACCTTCCACACTCCCAGTCTGGGCGATGAGGAGTTCGAGATCCCTCCCATCTCGCTGGACCCGGATTCGTCGCTCACCGTTTCCGACGTGGTGTCCCATTTCGGGGAGCTGTCAGACGCCAGTGCCTCCGACGGCGGGGCGGTCCCCGGGAGCGCCGTGGTGGAGGGCGACGACCCCTCCTTCGCCTCCACTTTTGTCCACCCCCCTTCGCAGGGTCTGGAGCACCTGAGTCTGGGAGTCATCAACCAGTCCGGAGGCGCCCTGCTGGGCTCGTCCCTGGGAATG GATTTGGGCCATCCCGTCGGCTCGCAGTTTAGCGGCTCATCTCCGGTCACCATCGACGTCCCGCTGGGAGACATGAGCCAGGGCCTGCTGGGTTCCGGCCAGCTGACCACCATCGACCAGTCCGAGCTCAGCGCTCAGCTGGGTCTCGGCTTGGGGGCCGGAAATATCCTGCAGCGCCCGCGGTCGCCGGAGCACCCGCTGTCGGCGACGGCGTCGCCCACAAGCTCGCTGCAGGATGATGACATGGATGACTTCCGCAGG AGCATCCTGGTGGACTCTCCGATCTCTCAGAGCTTCTGTCCCGGCGTCATCTCCCTGGACCCCGCCGTGGCCGAGGCGCCGCCGGCCGGCCCCGCCTCGGGCGCCTCGGCGGCCGCCGGCCGCAAGGGAGGGGGCGGCAGGGGGCGCAAGGCGGGGAAGAAGAAGGAAGACCCCAACGAGCCGCAGATGCCCGTGCGGGCGTACGCGCTCTTCTTCAGGGATACTCAGGCAGCCATCAAAGGACAAAACCCCAAAGCCACCATTGGAGAAGTGTCAAAGATCGTGGCGTCCATGTGGGACAGCCTCGGGAAGGAGCAGAAACAG GTTTACAAGAGGAAAAATGAACTCGCCAAGAAGGATTACATGAGAGCACTTGCAGAGTACAGGGCCTCGCTCAATTGTCAG GTCCCCATCGAAGTGTTGGATTCGGCGCCGTCGCCGCCCCCGCCGGCCCCTCCAGCTGCCAGCGTGGCGCCCACCGTGTCGCGCCCCACCAGGGCCCAGCAGTACAACCCGGAAGAGAACACTATCACCAACATCTGTACCTCCAACATCATCTTGGACCTGCCTCAGGTGACCACACGCTCCCGCACGGGCGCCATCAGACCGCAACCGGCGCCCGATACCAACCCGCCCCCCGTCGCCAAGATCATCATCAAGCAGACGCAACTGCCCTCCGGCGCCGTGTCGGTCACGGCGATGCCCGCCTCGTCGCCGCGACAGCCGCCGCCGCTGCAGCAAATGCAGagcacgccgccgccgcccaggCTGCAGCAGATGGTGCACGCCCAAGCTCCGCCGCCCCTGCAGGCCAAGCCTCGGGGAGGCGGCGCGGCGGCTTCCGCGGCTCCGCCCCCGCTACAGATCAACGTGGTACCGTCGGTGCGTCAGGCGGATCCCGGCGCGCCGGTCATCGTGACGTCGGCCTGCGAAACGTCGGATACGGCAAAGGCGGAGGGACAGTCGGCCGCCACCGCGGTGGCCAGAGGGGAGGAAGTGATGGAGGCTGAGGAAGGG ATGGAGGTTGAGGTGAAAGTGGCCCCCAGGCTTGGCATCACGCCCGCCGCCAGTCTGAACATTTGCGTGCGCACCGGTTGCACCAACCCGGCAGTGGACAGCAAAGACTGGGACAAAGAGTACTGCAGCAACGAGTGTGTCGCTACACACTGCAG GGACGTGTTCACGGCCTGGTGCGCCATCCGAGGGCAGAGCTCCACCACGGTCACCTAG
- the tox4b gene encoding TOX high mobility group box family member 4b isoform X1 has protein sequence MDLNFYSHLTGESGQHDGDPEFLDPQSFNGFDTDNKFPGGNDNYLTISGSGHPFLAPSETFHTPSLGDEEFEIPPISLDPDSSLTVSDVVSHFGELSDASASDGGAVPGSAVVEGDDPSFASTFVHPPSQGLEHLSLGVINQSGGALLGSSLGMDLGHPVGSQFSGSSPVTIDVPLGDMSQGLLGSGQLTTIDQSELSAQLGLGLGAGNILQRPRSPEHPLSATASPTSSLQDDDMDDFRRSILVDSPISQSFCPGVISLDPAVAEAPPAGPASGASAAAGRKGGGGRGRKAGKKKEDPNEPQMPVRAYALFFRDTQAAIKGQNPKATIGEVSKIVASMWDSLGKEQKQVYKRKNELAKKDYMRALAEYRASLNCQVPIEVLDSAPSPPPPAPPAASVAPTVSRPTRAQQYNPEENTITNICTSNIILDLPQVTTRSRTGAIRPQPAPDTNPPPVAKIIIKQTQLPSGAVSVTAMPASSPRQPPPLQQMQSTPPPPRLQQMVHAQAPPPLQAKPRGGGAAASAAPPPLQINVVPSVRQADPGAPVIVTSACETSDTAKAEGQSAATAVARGEEVMEAEEGMEVEVKVAPRLGITPAASLNICVRTGCTNPAVDSKDWDKEYCSNECVATHCRDVFTAWCAIRGQSSTTVT, from the exons ATGGACCTGAATTTTTACTCCCATCTTACCGGCGAGAGCGGACAGCACGACGGCGATCCAGAGTTCTTGGACCCGCAGTCCTTCAACGGATTTGATACTGACAACAAG TTCCCCGGAGGCAATGACAACTACCTGACAATTTCCGGGTCGGGCCATCCCTTCTTGGCTCCGTCAGAG ACCTTCCACACTCCCAGTCTGGGCGATGAGGAGTTCGAGATCCCTCCCATCTCGCTGGACCCGGATTCGTCGCTCACCGTTTCCGACGTGGTGTCCCATTTCGGGGAGCTGTCAGACGCCAGTGCCTCCGACGGCGGGGCGGTCCCCGGGAGCGCCGTGGTGGAGGGCGACGACCCCTCCTTCGCCTCCACTTTTGTCCACCCCCCTTCGCAGGGTCTGGAGCACCTGAGTCTGGGAGTCATCAACCAGTCCGGAGGCGCCCTGCTGGGCTCGTCCCTGGGAATG GATTTGGGCCATCCCGTCGGCTCGCAGTTTAGCGGCTCATCTCCGGTCACCATCGACGTCCCGCTGGGAGACATGAGCCAGGGCCTGCTGGGTTCCGGCCAGCTGACCACCATCGACCAGTCCGAGCTCAGCGCTCAGCTGGGTCTCGGCTTGGGGGCCGGAAATATCCTGCAGCGCCCGCGGTCGCCGGAGCACCCGCTGTCGGCGACGGCGTCGCCCACAAGCTCGCTGCAGGATGATGACATGGATGACTTCCGCAGG AGCATCCTGGTGGACTCTCCGATCTCTCAGAGCTTCTGTCCCGGCGTCATCTCCCTGGACCCCGCCGTGGCCGAGGCGCCGCCGGCCGGCCCCGCCTCGGGCGCCTCGGCGGCCGCCGGCCGCAAGGGAGGGGGCGGCAGGGGGCGCAAGGCGGGGAAGAAGAAGGAAGACCCCAACGAGCCGCAGATGCCCGTGCGGGCGTACGCGCTCTTCTTCAGGGATACTCAGGCAGCCATCAAAGGACAAAACCCCAAAGCCACCATTGGAGAAGTGTCAAAGATCGTGGCGTCCATGTGGGACAGCCTCGGGAAGGAGCAGAAACAG GTTTACAAGAGGAAAAATGAACTCGCCAAGAAGGATTACATGAGAGCACTTGCAGAGTACAGGGCCTCGCTCAATTGTCAG GTCCCCATCGAAGTGTTGGATTCGGCGCCGTCGCCGCCCCCGCCGGCCCCTCCAGCTGCCAGCGTGGCGCCCACCGTGTCGCGCCCCACCAGGGCCCAGCAGTACAACCCGGAAGAGAACACTATCACCAACATCTGTACCTCCAACATCATCTTGGACCTGCCTCAGGTGACCACACGCTCCCGCACGGGCGCCATCAGACCGCAACCGGCGCCCGATACCAACCCGCCCCCCGTCGCCAAGATCATCATCAAGCAGACGCAACTGCCCTCCGGCGCCGTGTCGGTCACGGCGATGCCCGCCTCGTCGCCGCGACAGCCGCCGCCGCTGCAGCAAATGCAGagcacgccgccgccgcccaggCTGCAGCAGATGGTGCACGCCCAAGCTCCGCCGCCCCTGCAGGCCAAGCCTCGGGGAGGCGGCGCGGCGGCTTCCGCGGCTCCGCCCCCGCTACAGATCAACGTGGTACCGTCGGTGCGTCAGGCGGATCCCGGCGCGCCGGTCATCGTGACGTCGGCCTGCGAAACGTCGGATACGGCAAAGGCGGAGGGACAGTCGGCCGCCACCGCGGTGGCCAGAGGGGAGGAAGTGATGGAGGCTGAGGAAGGG ATGGAGGTTGAGGTGAAAGTGGCCCCCAGGCTTGGCATCACGCCCGCCGCCAGTCTGAACATTTGCGTGCGCACCGGTTGCACCAACCCGGCAGTGGACAGCAAAGACTGGGACAAAGAGTACTGCAGCAACGAGTGTGTCGCTACACACTGCAG GGACGTGTTCACGGCCTGGTGCGCCATCCGAGGGCAGAGCTCCACCACGGTCACCTAG